A genomic window from Klebsiella quasipneumoniae subsp. quasipneumoniae includes:
- a CDS encoding sugar phosphate isomerase/epimerase family protein codes for MKTIKGPGIFLAQFIGPQAPFNTLEGVAQWAAGQGYKALQIPCNHPAIFDVERAAASQTYCDEVSGVLAEHGLAISELSTHLEGQLVAVHPAYDAAFDAFAPAALHGDPQARQRWAVEKVKQAAVASGRLGLKAHATFSGALAWPFFYPWPPHNQPLLDEAFAELARRWRPLLDLFDEQGVDVCYEIHPGEDLHDGVTFERFLARVDNHPRCNMLYDPSHLHLQQMDYLTYIDIYHSRIKAFHVKDAEFRRNGRNGVYGGYQPWQQRAGRFRSPGDGQIDFKGVFSKLTEYDFDGWAVLEWECCLKDAETGAREGSEFIRRHIIPVAGRAFDDFAAGGRE; via the coding sequence ATGAAAACGATTAAGGGACCGGGCATTTTTCTGGCGCAGTTTATCGGCCCGCAGGCGCCGTTCAACACGCTGGAGGGGGTGGCGCAGTGGGCCGCCGGCCAGGGGTACAAGGCATTGCAGATCCCCTGCAACCACCCGGCGATTTTCGATGTCGAGCGGGCGGCGGCGAGCCAGACCTACTGCGACGAGGTCAGCGGTGTCCTGGCGGAGCATGGGCTGGCGATCAGCGAGCTGTCCACCCACCTTGAAGGACAGCTGGTGGCGGTGCATCCGGCGTATGACGCGGCGTTTGACGCCTTTGCTCCGGCGGCGCTGCATGGCGATCCGCAGGCGCGCCAGCGCTGGGCGGTGGAGAAGGTCAAGCAGGCGGCGGTGGCCTCCGGTCGCCTGGGGCTGAAGGCCCATGCGACCTTTTCCGGGGCGCTGGCATGGCCCTTTTTTTATCCATGGCCGCCGCATAATCAGCCGCTTCTGGATGAGGCCTTTGCCGAGCTGGCCCGGCGCTGGCGGCCGCTGCTGGACCTCTTCGACGAGCAGGGCGTTGATGTCTGCTATGAGATCCACCCCGGCGAAGACCTGCATGATGGCGTGACCTTTGAGCGTTTTCTCGCGCGGGTGGATAACCATCCGCGCTGCAATATGCTCTATGACCCGAGCCACCTGCATCTGCAGCAGATGGACTACCTGACCTATATCGATATCTATCATTCGCGTATTAAAGCGTTTCACGTCAAGGACGCCGAATTTCGCCGCAACGGGCGCAATGGCGTCTACGGCGGCTATCAGCCCTGGCAGCAGCGGGCTGGCCGTTTCCGCTCTCCCGGCGACGGGCAGATCGACTTTAAAGGGGTGTTCAGTAAGCTGACCGAATATGATTTTGACGGCTGGGCGGTGCTGGAGTGGGAGTGCTGCCTGAAGGACGCTGAGACCGGCGCGCGCGAGGGCAGCGAGTTTATTCGTCGCCATATCATTCCCGTTGCCGGGCGGGCCTTCGATGACTTTGCCGCTGGCGGGAGGGAATAA
- the pheP gene encoding phenylalanine transporter, producing MKDASTSSDAVEESGPTLHRGLQNRHIQLIALGGAIGTGLFLGIGPAIQMAGPAVLLGYAVAGIVAFLIMRQLGEMVVEEPVSGSFAHFAYKYWGPFAGFLSGWNYWVMFVLVGMAELTAAGIYMQYWLPDVPTWIWAAAFFLIINAVNLVNVRLYGEAEFWFALIKVLAIIGMIAFGLWMLFGGHGGSKAGFDNLWKHGGFFATGWHGLILSLAVIMFSFGGLELIGITAAEAQNPEKSIPKAVNQVVYRILLFYIGSLVVLLALYPWVEIKSDSSPFVMIFHHLDSNLVASALNFVILVASLSVYNSGVYSNSRMLFGLSVQGNAPTFLARVSKRGVPVNSLLLSGIITSLVVVLNYLLPHEALGLLMALVVATLLLNWIMICMAHLKFRAAQRRKGRESKFKALLAPASNYFCIAFLGLILALMCTIDGMRLSAILLPVWILFLFIAFKLLRRPA from the coding sequence GTGAAAGACGCGTCAACGTCGTCGGATGCCGTAGAAGAGAGCGGCCCGACGCTTCATCGCGGTTTACAGAACCGACACATTCAACTTATCGCCCTTGGCGGCGCGATTGGCACCGGCCTGTTTCTCGGCATTGGTCCGGCGATTCAAATGGCTGGCCCGGCGGTCTTGCTGGGCTACGCGGTGGCCGGGATTGTCGCTTTTCTGATCATGCGCCAACTGGGCGAGATGGTGGTGGAAGAGCCGGTATCCGGTTCCTTTGCCCACTTTGCCTACAAATACTGGGGCCCGTTCGCCGGCTTCCTGTCCGGCTGGAACTACTGGGTGATGTTCGTGCTGGTGGGAATGGCGGAGCTGACCGCCGCCGGGATCTACATGCAGTACTGGCTGCCCGACGTTCCGACCTGGATCTGGGCGGCGGCCTTCTTCCTCATTATTAACGCCGTCAACCTGGTCAACGTGCGTCTGTATGGCGAAGCGGAGTTCTGGTTCGCGCTGATAAAAGTGCTGGCGATTATCGGCATGATTGCCTTTGGCCTGTGGATGCTGTTTGGCGGCCACGGCGGCAGCAAGGCGGGTTTCGACAACCTGTGGAAGCACGGCGGTTTCTTCGCCACCGGTTGGCACGGTCTTATCCTGTCGCTGGCGGTGATCATGTTCTCCTTCGGCGGGCTGGAGCTTATCGGCATCACCGCCGCGGAAGCGCAAAATCCGGAAAAGAGCATTCCGAAAGCGGTCAACCAGGTGGTTTATCGTATCCTGCTGTTTTATATCGGTTCGCTGGTGGTGCTGCTGGCGCTCTACCCGTGGGTGGAGATCAAATCCGACAGCAGCCCGTTTGTGATGATTTTCCATCATCTCGACAGCAACCTGGTGGCGTCCGCGCTGAACTTCGTCATTCTGGTGGCTTCGCTGTCGGTCTATAACAGCGGCGTGTACTCCAACAGCCGGATGCTGTTCGGCCTGTCGGTGCAGGGCAATGCGCCGACGTTCCTCGCCCGCGTCAGCAAGCGCGGCGTGCCGGTGAACTCTCTGTTGCTCTCGGGGATTATCACCTCGCTGGTGGTGGTGCTGAACTACCTGCTGCCGCATGAAGCGCTGGGACTGCTGATGGCCCTGGTGGTGGCGACGCTGCTGCTGAACTGGATCATGATCTGCATGGCGCACCTGAAGTTCCGCGCCGCCCAGCGCCGCAAAGGGCGTGAGTCGAAGTTTAAAGCGCTGCTGGCGCCCGCCAGCAACTACTTCTGCATTGCTTTCCTTGGGCTGATTCTGGCGCTGATGTGCACGATCGACGGGATGCGCCTGTCGGCGATCCTGCTGCCGGTGTGGATCCTGTTCCTGTTTATCGCCTTCAAACTGCTGCGCCGCCCGGCGTAA
- a CDS encoding mechanosensitive ion channel family protein, translating to MQELISQIAALGIEITPTRSLMIIFGIILFTAVVVHLILHKVVLRAFEKRALASSHLWLQIITQNKLFHRLAFTLQGIIVNVQAVLWLQKGSEAAEILTTVAQLWVMIYAMLSFFSLLDVILKLAQKFPAASQLPLKGIFQGIKLVTAIIIGILIISLLIGQSPAILISGLGAMAAVLMLVFKDPILGLVAGIQLSANDMLKLGDWLEMPKYGADGAVIDIGLTTVKVRNWDNTITTIPTWSLVSDSFKNWSGMSASGGRRIKRSLNIDTTSIHFLDEQEQQRLIRAKLLKPYMDSRHEEISAWNQQYAGEQSVLNERRMTNVGTFRAYLQEYLRHHPRIRQDMTLMVRQLAPDANGLPIEIYCFTNTVVWAEYEGIQADIFDHVFAVVEEFGLRIHQTPTGNDIRALAGAFPR from the coding sequence ATGCAGGAATTAATATCGCAAATTGCCGCCTTAGGAATCGAAATAACCCCCACCCGCTCGCTGATGATTATCTTCGGCATTATCTTGTTCACCGCCGTCGTCGTGCATCTGATATTGCACAAAGTGGTCCTGCGCGCTTTTGAAAAACGGGCGTTGGCCAGCAGCCATCTGTGGTTGCAAATCATCACGCAGAATAAGCTCTTTCACCGACTGGCCTTTACCCTGCAGGGGATCATCGTTAACGTGCAGGCGGTGCTGTGGCTGCAAAAAGGCAGCGAGGCCGCGGAAATATTAACCACCGTGGCTCAGCTATGGGTGATGATATATGCCATGCTGTCCTTCTTCTCGCTGCTGGATGTGATCTTAAAGCTGGCGCAGAAATTTCCCGCCGCCTCTCAGCTACCGCTGAAGGGGATATTCCAGGGAATTAAGCTGGTGACGGCGATTATTATCGGCATCCTGATTATTTCCCTGCTGATAGGCCAGTCGCCAGCGATCCTGATTAGCGGGCTCGGCGCCATGGCCGCGGTACTGATGCTGGTATTTAAAGATCCGATCCTTGGTCTGGTGGCCGGTATTCAGCTCTCGGCCAACGATATGCTCAAGCTTGGCGACTGGCTGGAGATGCCGAAGTACGGCGCCGACGGCGCGGTGATCGATATCGGCCTCACCACGGTCAAGGTACGCAACTGGGACAACACCATCACCACCATTCCGACCTGGTCGCTGGTCTCCGACTCATTTAAAAACTGGAGCGGGATGTCGGCCTCCGGCGGCCGCCGCATTAAGCGCAGCCTCAACATCGACACCACCAGCATTCATTTCCTCGATGAACAGGAGCAGCAGCGCTTGATCCGGGCGAAGTTGCTTAAACCCTATATGGATTCGCGCCACGAGGAGATTAGCGCCTGGAACCAGCAGTATGCCGGGGAGCAATCGGTCCTCAACGAGCGCCGAATGACCAATGTCGGCACCTTCCGCGCCTATCTGCAGGAGTATTTACGTCATCATCCGCGCATCCGCCAGGATATGACCCTGATGGTGCGCCAGCTGGCGCCGGATGCCAACGGCTTGCCGATCGAGATCTACTGCTTCACCAACACCGTGGTGTGGGCGGAATATGAGGGGATCCAGGCGGATATTTTCGACCATGTCTTCGCGGTGGTGGAGGAGTTTGGCTTACGCATTCATCAAACGCCTACCGGCAACGACATTCGCGCGCTGGCGGGGGCCTTCCCCCGCTAA
- a CDS encoding LacI family DNA-binding transcriptional regulator has translation MSIQKIARLAGVSVATVSRVLNNSDTVKAKNRERVLQAIKESNYQPNLLARQLRTARSNMILVMVSNIANPFCAEVVKGIEEEAEKNGYRILLCNSGSDLARSTSGLQLLSGKMVDGIITMNALSSLPELTTMIGDAPWVQCAEYADTGSISCVGINDVEAAQGAVSRLADGGRRRIALINHDLSYRYARLRERGYKSVLHVHGLAYQQVTYAQDLSAAAGKRAMEQLLSQDEKPDAVFAVSDSLAAGALRAIDQAGLRVPEDIAVIGFDGTELAEVVSPQLTTVEQPSRAIGRTAVDLLMKRIDDPDAAVERVMMDWRVIARASA, from the coding sequence ATGTCTATTCAGAAAATTGCTCGTCTGGCCGGCGTTTCGGTGGCCACGGTGTCGCGGGTGCTGAACAACAGCGATACGGTAAAAGCCAAAAACCGTGAGCGCGTGCTGCAGGCGATCAAAGAGAGCAACTATCAGCCGAACCTGCTGGCGCGACAGCTGCGAACCGCCCGCAGCAATATGATCCTGGTGATGGTCTCCAATATCGCTAACCCCTTTTGCGCCGAGGTGGTGAAAGGGATAGAAGAAGAGGCGGAAAAGAACGGCTACCGCATTCTGCTGTGTAACTCCGGGTCGGATCTGGCCCGCTCGACCTCCGGCCTGCAGCTGCTCTCCGGCAAAATGGTCGATGGCATTATCACCATGAACGCGCTCTCCAGCCTGCCGGAACTGACCACCATGATTGGCGATGCGCCCTGGGTACAGTGTGCGGAGTATGCCGACACCGGCAGCATCTCCTGCGTCGGGATTAACGACGTCGAGGCGGCCCAGGGGGCGGTGTCCCGGCTGGCCGACGGCGGCCGCCGGCGCATCGCGCTCATTAATCACGACCTCAGCTATCGCTACGCTCGTCTGCGCGAGCGCGGCTATAAAAGCGTGCTGCACGTGCACGGTCTGGCGTATCAGCAGGTAACCTACGCGCAGGATCTTAGCGCGGCGGCCGGTAAACGGGCGATGGAGCAACTGCTGTCGCAAGATGAGAAGCCCGACGCGGTATTTGCCGTATCGGACTCCCTTGCCGCCGGGGCGCTGCGGGCGATTGACCAGGCCGGGCTGCGGGTGCCGGAGGATATCGCGGTGATTGGCTTCGACGGCACCGAGCTGGCGGAAGTGGTCTCCCCGCAGCTGACCACCGTTGAACAGCCCTCCCGGGCGATCGGCCGCACGGCGGTGGATCTGTTAATGAAACGCATCGACGATCCCGACGCCGCCGTCGAGCGGGTGATGATGGACTGGCGCGTGATCGCCCGCGCCAGCGCCTGA
- a CDS encoding Gfo/Idh/MocA family protein, with product MIQVAIIGAGFIGPAHLEALRRLGDIEVVALCDSSLEAAQRKARALNIAHAYDSVEALLAHPGLQVVHNCTPNHLHAQINRQILAAGLHVFSEKPLCMTAEEARELVTLAARAGVVHGVSFVYRQFAMVQQAAAMIRHGDVGRIFAAHGGYLQDWMLLETDYNWRVDAAQGGASRTVADIGSHWCDTVQFMTGRRIVEVMADLSIVWPTRKAPVNGKATFSAVHEAQGYETRPVDTEDFGSVLLRFDDGSKGSFMVSQVSAGRKNRLAVEINGSRCSLAWDQEVPQRLWIGHREQPDRRLSDDPSLLRPEIADSAHYPGGHIEGWPDAFKNMMGHFYQAVRAGKMPEAGARRFAAFDDGADVMYIIEAIVKSHQQQRWVSVER from the coding sequence ATGATTCAGGTCGCGATTATTGGGGCAGGGTTTATTGGTCCGGCGCATCTGGAGGCGCTGCGGCGGCTGGGGGATATCGAGGTGGTGGCGCTGTGCGACAGCAGCCTTGAGGCGGCGCAGCGCAAGGCGCGTGCGCTGAATATTGCCCATGCCTACGACAGCGTGGAGGCGCTGCTGGCCCATCCGGGGCTGCAGGTGGTGCATAACTGTACGCCGAACCATCTGCATGCCCAGATTAACCGGCAGATCCTCGCCGCCGGGCTGCACGTCTTCTCCGAAAAACCGCTGTGTATGACGGCGGAGGAGGCGCGGGAGCTGGTGACGCTTGCCGCCCGGGCCGGCGTGGTGCACGGCGTCAGCTTCGTCTATCGCCAGTTCGCCATGGTCCAGCAGGCGGCGGCGATGATCCGCCATGGCGATGTCGGCAGAATCTTCGCGGCGCACGGCGGCTATTTACAGGACTGGATGCTGCTGGAGACCGACTACAACTGGCGGGTTGATGCGGCGCAGGGCGGCGCGTCGCGAACGGTGGCCGACATCGGCTCCCACTGGTGCGATACCGTGCAGTTTATGACCGGTCGGCGGATTGTCGAGGTGATGGCGGATCTGTCTATCGTCTGGCCGACGCGTAAAGCGCCAGTGAATGGCAAAGCGACCTTCAGCGCCGTTCACGAGGCGCAGGGATATGAAACCCGGCCTGTCGATACCGAAGACTTTGGCTCGGTGCTGTTGCGTTTTGACGATGGCAGCAAAGGCAGCTTTATGGTCTCTCAGGTGAGCGCCGGGCGGAAAAACCGTCTGGCGGTGGAGATTAACGGCAGCCGCTGTTCTCTGGCCTGGGATCAGGAAGTGCCCCAGCGGCTGTGGATTGGCCACCGCGAGCAGCCGGATCGGCGGCTCAGCGACGACCCCAGCCTGCTGCGGCCGGAGATCGCTGACAGCGCCCATTACCCCGGCGGCCATATTGAGGGCTGGCCGGACGCCTTTAAGAATATGATGGGCCATTTTTATCAGGCGGTGCGCGCCGGGAAGATGCCGGAGGCCGGGGCCCGGCGCTTCGCCGCTTTCGACGACGGCGCCGATGTGATGTACATCATCGAGGCGATCGTCAAAAGCCATCAGCAGCAGCGCTGGGTGAGCGTCGAACGCTGA
- a CDS encoding MFS transporter: MKTSAVSPGRAGLWLLLGGQMLPLIDTSITNVALDAITHTLAASATQLELIVALYGVAFAVCLAMGSKLGDNYGRRRLFMWGVALFGIASLLCGMANSISALLAARTLQGAGAALIVPQILATLHVTLKGPAHARAISLYGGIGGIAFIVGQMGGGWLVSADIAGLGWRNAFFINVPICLLVLALSRRYVPETRRETPSRIDWQGTLYLALILCCLLFPMALGPELHWPLWLQLMLVAVLPLLIAMRQSALRQQQRGDHPLLPPRLLQLTSIRFGMAIALLFFSAWSGFMFCMALTMQEGLGMAPWQSGNSFIALGVAYFISALYAPRLIARYSMGRILLTGLTVQIAGLLLLCATFSRFGIATTALTLVPATALIGYGQALIVNSFYRIGMRDISASDAGAGSAILSTLQQATLGLGPAILGSLFLALARRGGGNYPQALIDFLLVEVAMMLLLGAIALWLRHHLNRQPVTAA, translated from the coding sequence ATGAAAACGTCTGCTGTTTCACCCGGCCGCGCCGGTCTGTGGCTGCTGCTGGGCGGCCAGATGCTGCCGCTTATTGATACCTCGATCACTAATGTGGCGCTGGACGCCATCACCCACACCCTGGCGGCCAGCGCCACGCAGCTGGAGCTTATCGTCGCGCTCTACGGCGTCGCCTTTGCCGTCTGCCTGGCGATGGGCAGTAAGCTTGGCGATAACTATGGCCGCCGTCGTCTGTTTATGTGGGGCGTCGCTCTCTTTGGCATCGCTTCCCTGTTGTGCGGCATGGCGAACAGCATCAGCGCCCTGCTGGCCGCCCGCACCCTGCAGGGCGCCGGGGCGGCGCTGATTGTGCCGCAGATCCTCGCCACCCTGCACGTCACCCTCAAAGGCCCGGCCCACGCCCGGGCCATCAGCCTGTATGGCGGGATCGGCGGGATCGCGTTTATCGTCGGTCAGATGGGCGGCGGCTGGCTGGTATCGGCGGACATCGCCGGGCTGGGCTGGCGCAACGCCTTTTTTATCAATGTGCCGATCTGCCTGCTGGTGCTGGCCCTGAGCCGCCGCTATGTGCCGGAAACCCGTCGTGAGACGCCGTCGCGGATTGACTGGCAGGGTACCCTGTACCTCGCCCTCATCCTCTGCTGCCTGCTGTTCCCGATGGCCCTCGGTCCCGAGCTGCACTGGCCGCTGTGGCTGCAGCTGATGCTGGTGGCGGTCCTGCCGCTGCTGATCGCCATGCGTCAGAGCGCCCTGCGCCAGCAGCAGCGCGGCGACCATCCCCTGCTGCCGCCGCGTCTGCTGCAGTTGACCAGCATCCGCTTCGGGATGGCCATCGCCCTGCTGTTCTTCAGCGCCTGGTCCGGCTTTATGTTCTGCATGGCGCTGACCATGCAGGAGGGGCTGGGGATGGCGCCATGGCAGTCCGGCAATAGCTTTATCGCCCTCGGCGTGGCCTATTTTATTTCGGCGCTGTATGCCCCGCGGCTTATCGCCCGCTACAGCATGGGGCGGATCCTGTTGACCGGTCTGACGGTGCAGATCGCCGGGCTACTGCTGCTGTGCGCCACCTTCTCCCGCTTCGGCATCGCCACCACCGCCCTGACGTTGGTCCCCGCCACGGCGCTGATCGGCTACGGTCAGGCGCTGATCGTCAACAGCTTTTACCGGATTGGCATGCGCGATATCAGCGCCAGCGACGCCGGGGCCGGGAGCGCCATCCTCAGCACCCTGCAGCAGGCGACCCTCGGTCTCGGGCCGGCTATCCTCGGATCGCTGTTCCTGGCGCTGGCCCGCCGCGGCGGCGGAAACTATCCGCAGGCGCTGATTGATTTTCTGCTGGTCGAGGTGGCCATGATGCTGTTGCTGGGGGCCATCGCGCTGTGGCTGCGCCATCATCTCAACCGACAGCCGGTGACGGCGGCGTAG
- a CDS encoding MFS transporter, which produces MSHRFLVPRLSLMMFMQFFIWGSWSVTLGLVMTRYEMSLLIGDAFSAGPIASILSPFVLGMLVDRFFASQKVMAVMHLAGAAILWFVPQALVAQNGALLIGLLFGYTLCYMPTLALTNNIAFHSLANVDKTFPVVRVFGTIGWIIAGICIGVTGISDTTGIFTLAALCSVALAIYSLTLPHTPAPAKGMPVQFRDLLCADAFALLKTRHFLIFSLCATLISVPLGTYYAYTASYLADAGVKDVSTAMSFGQMSEIVFMLVIPLLFRRLGVKYMLLIGMAAWFVRYAFFALGVSEEGRFLLYLGILLHGVCYDFFFVVGFIYTDRVAGEKVKGQAQSMIVMFTYGIGMLLGSQISGALYNHLVAGQSVPQAWVTFWWIPAVAAAVIALIFLFSFQYNEKEPH; this is translated from the coding sequence GTGAGCCACCGTTTTCTGGTGCCGCGGCTGTCGTTAATGATGTTTATGCAGTTCTTTATCTGGGGCAGCTGGTCGGTGACCCTGGGGCTGGTCATGACCCGCTATGAGATGTCATTGCTGATCGGCGATGCGTTCTCCGCCGGGCCGATCGCCTCCATCCTGTCTCCCTTTGTGCTGGGGATGCTGGTGGATCGCTTTTTCGCCTCGCAGAAGGTGATGGCGGTGATGCACCTGGCCGGGGCGGCGATCCTGTGGTTTGTCCCCCAGGCGCTGGTGGCGCAGAACGGCGCGCTGCTGATTGGCCTGCTGTTCGGCTATACGCTGTGCTACATGCCGACCCTGGCGCTGACCAACAATATCGCCTTCCACAGCCTGGCTAACGTCGATAAAACCTTCCCGGTGGTCCGCGTGTTCGGCACCATCGGCTGGATTATCGCCGGGATCTGCATCGGGGTGACCGGCATCTCTGACACCACCGGCATCTTCACCCTGGCGGCGCTCTGTTCGGTGGCGCTGGCGATCTACAGCCTGACGCTGCCCCACACCCCGGCGCCGGCCAAAGGCATGCCGGTTCAGTTTCGCGATCTGCTGTGCGCGGACGCCTTCGCGCTGCTGAAAACGCGCCATTTCCTGATTTTCTCCCTCTGCGCCACCTTAATTTCCGTGCCGTTAGGTACCTATTACGCCTATACCGCGTCGTATCTGGCGGATGCCGGCGTTAAGGATGTCAGCACCGCGATGTCCTTCGGCCAGATGTCAGAGATCGTCTTTATGCTTGTGATCCCGCTGCTGTTCCGTCGCCTCGGGGTGAAATACATGCTGCTTATCGGCATGGCGGCGTGGTTTGTGCGCTATGCCTTTTTCGCCCTCGGCGTCAGCGAAGAGGGGCGCTTCCTGCTCTATCTCGGCATTTTGCTGCACGGCGTGTGCTATGACTTTTTCTTTGTCGTCGGCTTTATCTACACCGACCGCGTGGCGGGCGAGAAGGTCAAAGGCCAGGCGCAGAGCATGATTGTGATGTTCACCTACGGGATCGGCATGCTGCTGGGCTCGCAGATCTCCGGCGCGCTGTATAACCATCTGGTGGCCGGGCAGAGCGTGCCGCAGGCCTGGGTGACCTTCTGGTGGATCCCGGCGGTGGCCGCCGCGGTTATCGCGCTGATTTTCCTTTTCTCTTTCCAGTACAACGAGAAAGAGCCGCACTAA
- a CDS encoding Exc2 family lipoprotein: MRLSTAILALSCALVTITGCTSSKSSPERHAYAFVAHRSDFVGGNFTVNRQENYRLNLPTFTAMYARGQQDKAAGMSESDARRTAEAIKQQAAQGTRTEHAFTGNASDKWDNAMENKDAVLFGNELSGAYLDGYLGVK, encoded by the coding sequence ATGAGGCTCTCCACCGCGATTCTCGCCCTCAGCTGTGCCCTGGTAACGATCACCGGCTGCACCTCGTCAAAATCGTCACCGGAACGCCACGCCTATGCGTTCGTCGCCCACCGCTCCGATTTTGTCGGCGGCAACTTCACCGTCAACCGTCAGGAAAATTACCGTTTAAACCTGCCGACCTTCACGGCGATGTACGCCCGCGGCCAGCAGGATAAAGCCGCTGGCATGAGCGAAAGCGACGCCCGCCGCACCGCCGAGGCCATCAAACAACAGGCGGCGCAGGGCACCCGCACCGAGCACGCCTTTACCGGCAACGCCAGCGACAAATGGGATAATGCGATGGAAAATAAAGATGCCGTCCTGTTCGGCAATGAGCTCTCCGGGGCCTATCTCGACGGCTATCTTGGGGTGAAATAA
- a CDS encoding helix-turn-helix transcriptional regulator → MTTMPQRESTFAVPDDRRKQLGAFLRARRESLDPQRLGLPRVGRRRTPGLRREEVAMLADVGVTWYTWLEQGREVNPSEAVLVGVANALQCSPLETRHLFVLAGLTPPEATQVTVCEGISPGTRRMLDSLMPQPASIQKPNFDIVAWNDSFCRLMGIDFATLPEEDRNCIYLYLTHETWRSRIENRDVLPTFVSYFRAAMAEHRGDPAWENKLARFFAASPEFEALWHQRYEVRGVENQIKHFNHPQLGRFSLQQMYWYSAPRNGSRLLVYLPMDEVGEQALAWLDQH, encoded by the coding sequence ATGACCACGATGCCGCAACGAGAGTCGACGTTCGCCGTGCCGGACGATCGGCGCAAACAGCTGGGGGCGTTTCTGCGCGCCCGGCGTGAGAGCCTCGATCCGCAGCGCCTGGGGTTGCCCCGGGTGGGCCGCCGGCGCACGCCGGGTCTGCGCCGGGAGGAGGTGGCGATGCTCGCCGATGTCGGCGTCACCTGGTACACCTGGCTGGAGCAGGGGCGGGAGGTGAATCCGTCGGAAGCGGTGCTGGTGGGGGTAGCGAATGCCCTGCAGTGCAGCCCGCTGGAGACCCGGCACCTGTTCGTACTCGCCGGGCTGACCCCGCCGGAAGCGACCCAGGTGACGGTATGTGAAGGCATCAGCCCCGGCACCCGGCGAATGCTCGACAGCCTGATGCCGCAGCCGGCCAGTATTCAGAAACCGAACTTTGATATTGTGGCCTGGAACGACAGCTTCTGCCGCCTGATGGGCATCGATTTCGCCACCCTCCCGGAAGAAGATCGCAACTGCATTTATCTGTATCTGACCCATGAGACCTGGCGCAGCCGGATCGAAAATCGCGATGTGCTGCCGACCTTCGTCTCCTATTTCCGCGCCGCGATGGCCGAGCACCGCGGCGATCCGGCATGGGAAAACAAACTGGCGCGCTTTTTCGCCGCCTCGCCGGAGTTTGAAGCGCTGTGGCATCAGCGCTACGAGGTGCGCGGCGTGGAAAACCAGATTAAACATTTTAACCACCCGCAGCTCGGGCGATTCAGCCTGCAGCAGATGTACTGGTATTCGGCGCCGCGCAACGGTTCGCGCCTGCTGGTCTACCTGCCGATGGACGAGGTGGGCGAGCAGGCGCTGGCGTGGCTGGACCAACATTAA